A window of Selenomonas ruminantium subsp. lactilytica TAM6421 contains these coding sequences:
- a CDS encoding flagellin: MMVSHYGMSTKIVNIMGAHASKLAKHMQHLSTGMRVSCVADDPSGWAIGQRMDVRIRGIDQACRNAQFSQSMLKVAEGGINSTIDLLRNLKEKAIEAASDTCTDSDRRTIQKLFDQYGDQIDDNANITFNGKILLDGSLNSPALDTAQVMTNQSLSTDTTAGSKLTDLKRRDGDSLNILATDTINLSYVKNGHTYYGSYSAGTTTLADMLTEFNNIDGAIFDAGALQDTSLIGTDSAGNTVYTADNENAISFAAAATGLDGAISGLTISVTDKDGQIKKSATTALNDFHESIEPRDKQSSGLFYTATSADANRGMTSAIGDMRGYSLGVVSKEGHGLDVSTQKSANAALSVLDRALERALAQQTTIGAMSMRLDYTISNLTTESENLTAAMSTILDADMAKEMTEFTKENILLQAAQAMLAQNNHQAGWFLSLLQS; this comes from the coding sequence ATGATGGTCAGCCATTATGGAATGTCCACTAAAATCGTGAACATCATGGGCGCACACGCCAGCAAACTGGCCAAACATATGCAGCATCTGTCCACGGGCATGCGTGTTTCCTGTGTGGCAGATGATCCTTCCGGCTGGGCTATCGGTCAACGCATGGACGTGCGGATACGGGGCATTGACCAGGCCTGCCGCAATGCTCAATTTTCCCAAAGCATGCTGAAGGTGGCCGAAGGCGGTATCAATTCCACGATTGACCTGCTGCGCAATCTCAAGGAAAAAGCCATTGAAGCTGCCAGCGACACCTGTACAGACAGCGACCGCCGCACAATACAGAAGCTGTTTGATCAGTATGGCGACCAAATCGATGACAATGCAAATATTACGTTCAATGGGAAAATCCTTTTGGATGGTTCCCTGAATTCCCCTGCCCTGGACACGGCTCAGGTGATGACCAACCAAAGCCTGTCCACAGATACCACTGCCGGCTCCAAACTGACGGACCTCAAGCGGCGGGATGGTGACAGCCTGAACATACTGGCCACCGATACCATAAACCTTTCCTATGTGAAGAACGGCCATACTTATTACGGAAGTTACAGCGCCGGAACTACCACTCTTGCCGATATGCTGACGGAGTTCAACAACATTGATGGAGCGATTTTTGACGCCGGAGCCCTGCAGGATACCAGCCTTATAGGCACTGACTCTGCCGGTAATACCGTCTATACTGCAGACAATGAAAATGCCATTTCCTTCGCTGCCGCTGCCACCGGTCTGGATGGTGCCATCTCCGGCCTTACCATCAGCGTTACAGACAAGGACGGACAGATAAAAAAGTCCGCCACCACAGCCCTCAATGATTTCCACGAAAGCATCGAACCCAGAGACAAACAGTCCAGCGGTCTTTTCTACACCGCCACCAGTGCCGATGCCAACCGGGGCATGACCAGCGCCATCGGCGATATGCGTGGTTATAGTCTCGGAGTTGTCAGCAAGGAAGGCCATGGGCTGGATGTAAGCACACAGAAAAGTGCCAACGCCGCACTCTCTGTTCTGGATCGGGCCCTGGAACGGGCGCTTGCCCAGCAAACCACCATTGGTGCCATGTCCATGCGTCTGGATTACACCATCAGCAACCTGACCACAGAAAGCGAAAATCTCACCGCCGCCATGTCCACGATCCTTGACGCAGATATGGCCAAGGAGATGACAGAATTCACCAAGGAAAACATCCTGCTGCAGGCAGCCCAGGCCATGCTGGCCCAGAACAATCATCAGGCCGGCTGGTTCCTCAGCCTGCTGCAAAGCTAA
- the leuS gene encoding leucine--tRNA ligase: MDKYSPQEIEKKWQDKWEADSAFKTEMDETRPKYYALEMFPYPSGNLHMGHVRNYSIGDVMARYKTMEGFNVLHPMGFDSFGMPAENAAIKHNVKPSDWTFSNIENMKRQQRSMGLSYDWDREAITCTPEYYKWTQWLFELFYKKGLAYKKKASVNWCDTCGTVLANEQVIDGKCWRCDSEVQKKDLSQWFLKITDYADVLLKDLDKLKGWPERVKTMQDNWIGRSEGLEFEMPVEGMEEKLSVYTTRPDTAYGITFVALAAENPLVEKICENNPKAAEIKAFCDKVRNQSEMERTSSESEKEGIFTGVYAINPFNGNKAQLWVTNYVLADYGTGAVMGVPSGDQRDWMFAKKYDLPIILTLQPKGKELKLEEMDAAYTDKDGVLVNSGKFTGMEIHKAMSGIIDEAEAQGFGKRKVNYRLRDWLISRQRYWGAPIPVIHCPHCGEVLVPEEDLPVRLPEDVSFDSGALSPLATSEAFVNCKCPKCGADAKRETDTMDTFICSSWYYLRYTDPKNDKAPFAKDKVNYWAPVDQYIGGIEHAILHLLYSRFFTKVLHDAGLVDFDEPFSNLLTQGMVLKDGSKMSKSKGNVVSPEEIIAKYGADTARLFILFAAPVDRDLEWSDQGVEGAFRFLGRVWRILDHFEDMVKAGKDEYDVAALTKEEKELRRVLHVTIKKVTEDIRDRFMFNTAISSIMELVNAAYAFQDKELNAGLAREFAAALIKMLAPFAPHITEELWSNLFGEGSVHQQQWPKYEEEATKLAEIEIVLQINGKVRDRITLPADIDRAAMEEAVKELPRAKELTEGKTIVKVICVPKKLVNIVVK; encoded by the coding sequence TTGGATAAGTATTCACCACAGGAGATAGAAAAGAAATGGCAGGACAAATGGGAAGCCGATTCTGCCTTTAAGACGGAGATGGACGAGACCCGTCCGAAGTATTACGCACTGGAGATGTTCCCGTATCCTTCGGGCAATCTGCATATGGGCCATGTCCGTAACTACTCCATCGGTGATGTGATGGCCCGCTATAAGACCATGGAGGGCTTCAATGTGCTTCATCCCATGGGCTTTGACTCCTTTGGCATGCCGGCAGAAAATGCTGCCATCAAACATAATGTAAAACCCTCTGACTGGACTTTCTCCAACATCGAGAACATGAAGCGCCAGCAGCGTTCCATGGGCCTGTCCTACGACTGGGATCGGGAAGCCATCACCTGCACTCCGGAATACTACAAGTGGACCCAGTGGCTCTTCGAGCTCTTCTACAAGAAGGGCCTGGCCTATAAGAAGAAGGCTTCCGTCAACTGGTGCGATACCTGCGGTACGGTTTTGGCCAATGAGCAGGTTATCGACGGCAAGTGCTGGCGCTGTGACTCCGAGGTTCAGAAGAAGGACCTGTCCCAGTGGTTCCTGAAGATTACGGATTATGCCGATGTGCTCCTCAAGGACCTGGACAAGCTCAAGGGCTGGCCGGAACGCGTCAAGACCATGCAGGACAACTGGATTGGCCGCAGTGAAGGTCTGGAATTCGAGATGCCTGTAGAGGGAATGGAAGAAAAGCTTTCCGTTTACACCACCCGTCCTGACACGGCTTATGGTATCACCTTCGTGGCCCTGGCCGCTGAGAATCCGCTGGTGGAGAAGATCTGCGAGAACAACCCGAAGGCTGCCGAAATCAAGGCTTTCTGCGATAAGGTCCGCAATCAGTCCGAAATGGAGCGCACCTCCAGCGAATCCGAGAAGGAAGGCATCTTCACGGGCGTTTATGCCATCAACCCCTTCAACGGCAACAAGGCCCAGCTCTGGGTGACCAACTACGTGCTGGCTGATTACGGCACAGGCGCTGTCATGGGCGTGCCCTCCGGCGACCAGCGCGACTGGATGTTTGCCAAGAAGTACGACCTGCCCATCATCCTGACCCTGCAGCCGAAAGGCAAGGAGCTGAAGCTGGAGGAAATGGATGCGGCTTACACGGATAAGGACGGCGTTCTGGTGAACTCCGGCAAGTTCACGGGTATGGAAATCCACAAGGCCATGAGCGGCATCATCGACGAAGCTGAAGCTCAGGGCTTCGGCAAGCGCAAGGTCAACTACCGTCTGCGCGACTGGCTGATTTCCCGTCAGCGCTATTGGGGCGCACCGATTCCGGTCATCCACTGCCCGCACTGTGGCGAAGTACTGGTGCCGGAAGAAGATCTGCCGGTTCGTCTGCCAGAGGATGTTTCTTTCGACAGTGGCGCTTTGTCTCCGCTGGCCACCAGCGAGGCCTTCGTCAACTGCAAGTGCCCGAAATGCGGTGCTGATGCCAAGCGCGAAACGGATACCATGGATACCTTTATCTGCTCTTCCTGGTATTATCTGCGCTATACGGACCCGAAGAATGACAAGGCTCCTTTTGCCAAGGATAAAGTCAACTATTGGGCACCGGTTGATCAGTATATCGGCGGTATCGAGCATGCTATCCTGCATCTGCTGTATTCCCGCTTCTTTACGAAGGTGCTCCACGATGCCGGCCTCGTGGACTTCGATGAGCCTTTCTCCAACCTGCTGACCCAGGGCATGGTGCTCAAAGACGGCTCCAAGATGAGCAAGTCCAAGGGCAATGTGGTTTCGCCGGAAGAGATCATCGCCAAGTACGGTGCCGATACGGCCCGTCTCTTCATCCTGTTTGCGGCACCTGTTGACCGTGACCTGGAATGGAGCGATCAGGGCGTCGAAGGCGCTTTCCGCTTCCTGGGCCGCGTATGGCGTATCCTCGACCATTTCGAAGATATGGTCAAGGCCGGTAAGGATGAATACGATGTAGCTGCCCTGACCAAGGAAGAGAAGGAACTGCGTCGGGTGCTCCATGTGACCATCAAGAAGGTTACGGAAGATATCCGCGATCGCTTTATGTTCAATACGGCCATTTCCTCCATCATGGAATTGGTCAATGCCGCTTATGCTTTCCAGGATAAGGAACTCAATGCCGGTCTGGCCCGTGAATTTGCCGCAGCGCTCATCAAGATGCTGGCTCCCTTTGCTCCTCATATCACGGAAGAGCTCTGGAGCAACCTCTTCGGTGAAGGCAGCGTCCATCAGCAGCAGTGGCCGAAGTACGAAGAAGAGGCTACGAAGCTGGCGGAAATCGAGATCGTGCTGCAGATCAACGGCAAGGTAAGAGACCGCATCACCCTGCCGGCTGATATTGACAGAGCGGCGATGGAAGAAGCTGTCAAGGAACTGCCCCGTGCCAAGGAACTCACCGAGGGCAAGACCATTGTGAAAGTTATCTGCGTGCCGAAGAAGCTCGTGAATATCGTTGTAAAATAA
- a CDS encoding YitT family protein — MLRNEFMKQALRYLQITLGALIVCLGFNLFIIPAHLLTGGISGIALIIYYLTGLPVGMQNIVYNLPILYLAYRVFGRLYAWDTIVGTVVLSLILDATHFMVAWNITQDGMLNAIFGGVLAGIGFGIIFRANANTGGLDVLGAVAKKFYSLDMGTCIFVMNFIIVMASAWMFSMDEALYTLVSIYVTAELTNRVAAGLNREKSIFIVSPAAERICQEIMENVHRGVTYLDGKGGFSRENKEVLFVVVRLTQVSRVKAIVDHYDPQAFMIVSDTSEVSGKGFTLACESYQDARRKWLEEQERQREIASGQM, encoded by the coding sequence ATGTTGCGGAACGAGTTTATGAAACAGGCTTTGCGCTACCTGCAGATTACCCTGGGGGCGCTGATTGTCTGTTTGGGGTTTAACCTCTTTATTATCCCTGCCCATCTGTTGACCGGCGGGATCAGTGGTATTGCCTTGATTATCTACTATCTGACAGGGTTGCCGGTCGGTATGCAGAATATCGTCTACAATCTGCCGATTCTGTATCTGGCCTATCGGGTGTTTGGCCGGCTCTATGCCTGGGATACCATTGTGGGCACGGTGGTACTGTCCCTGATCCTCGATGCCACCCATTTTATGGTGGCTTGGAACATCACCCAGGATGGCATGCTCAATGCCATCTTTGGGGGCGTGTTGGCGGGCATCGGCTTTGGCATCATCTTCCGGGCCAATGCCAATACCGGCGGTCTGGATGTGCTGGGGGCCGTGGCCAAGAAGTTCTATTCTTTGGATATGGGAACCTGTATCTTTGTGATGAACTTCATTATCGTCATGGCTTCAGCCTGGATGTTCAGCATGGATGAAGCCCTCTATACGCTGGTATCCATCTATGTGACGGCAGAGCTCACCAATCGTGTGGCAGCCGGCCTGAACCGGGAAAAGTCGATTTTCATCGTATCTCCGGCGGCAGAGCGTATCTGTCAGGAAATCATGGAAAATGTTCATCGCGGTGTGACCTATCTCGATGGCAAGGGCGGCTTTTCCCGGGAGAATAAGGAAGTCCTGTTCGTTGTGGTCCGCCTGACGCAGGTCAGCCGGGTTAAGGCCATCGTTGACCATTATGATCCTCAGGCCTTCATGATCGTGTCCGATACTTCCGAGGTGTCCGGCAAGGGCTTTACATTGGCTTGCGAGAGCTATCAGGATGCCCGCCGTAAATGGCTGGAGGAACAGGAAAGACAAAGGGAAATTGCCAGTGGACAAATGTAA
- a CDS encoding Nif3-like dinuclear metal center hexameric protein, which translates to MVKCQVVMDALERIAPKRLAEDWDNPGLLVGAFNQDIRKILVCLDVSDGVVEQAIREGADMIVAHHPLIFKGLKKIRTDLPLGARLQQLLKHDIAVAAAHTNLDIAVGGVNDVLAEKIGLGRLSTFVITSQEADGTMESLGRMGSLSAPMTVEDFAGQVRDVLPTEHVRLVHAGQRPVRKVALCSGSGAEFIQKAAFMGADAYVTGDVKYHEAQMAVELGMHVIDAGHFATEFPVVEVLRQRLTEELAEYNMEVIADRESRDFFTVI; encoded by the coding sequence ATGGTAAAGTGTCAGGTTGTGATGGATGCATTGGAGCGCATTGCTCCCAAACGGCTGGCGGAGGACTGGGATAATCCGGGGCTGCTGGTCGGTGCGTTCAATCAGGATATCCGGAAAATCCTCGTGTGCCTGGATGTCAGCGATGGCGTGGTGGAGCAGGCTATCCGCGAGGGTGCGGATATGATTGTGGCTCATCATCCCTTGATTTTCAAGGGGCTCAAAAAAATCCGCACGGATCTGCCGTTAGGGGCGAGACTCCAGCAGCTGCTGAAGCATGATATCGCTGTGGCGGCGGCCCATACCAATCTGGATATCGCTGTGGGCGGTGTCAATGATGTATTGGCGGAGAAAATTGGCCTGGGCAGGTTATCCACCTTTGTGATTACGTCCCAGGAGGCAGATGGCACAATGGAAAGTCTGGGGCGCATGGGCAGCCTGTCTGCACCCATGACAGTGGAGGATTTTGCCGGTCAGGTCAGGGATGTCCTGCCTACGGAACATGTGCGGCTGGTGCATGCTGGCCAGCGTCCTGTGCGCAAGGTGGCCCTTTGCAGCGGCAGCGGCGCTGAATTTATCCAGAAGGCGGCCTTTATGGGGGCTGATGCCTATGTGACCGGAGATGTGAAGTACCACGAAGCCCAGATGGCTGTGGAACTTGGCATGCATGTGATCGATGCCGGTCATTTTGCCACGGAATTCCCGGTGGTGGAGGTCCTGCGCCAGCGGCTGACCGAGGAACTGGCCGAATACAATATGGAAGTCATCGCGGATCGGGAATCCCGGGATTTCTTTACGGTAATATAA
- a CDS encoding tRNA (adenine(22)-N(1))-methyltransferase has product MHLDDRLQALADFVPEKSRVADIGTDHGYLAVALIQQGKSDFVVAGDLNRGPYEAAKRTVHENAIGEEQISVRMGDGLAVLQPGEVDTICIAGMGGILMNTILEAQPAVTEQLETLVLQPMNGAPELREWLYDHAWHIVDENLVIDDGRIYEIIKAEKGERKKPSGLDLLVGPKLWKKKPPLLRHHIEALLFQQRRILNGMEKSERAKGDRRYGVIKRRVKALEERLKW; this is encoded by the coding sequence ATGCATTTGGATGACAGATTACAGGCCCTGGCTGATTTCGTGCCGGAGAAAAGCCGGGTGGCGGATATCGGCACGGATCATGGCTATCTGGCTGTGGCACTTATCCAGCAGGGCAAATCTGATTTTGTAGTGGCTGGGGATTTGAACCGTGGCCCTTACGAGGCGGCGAAACGCACGGTGCATGAAAATGCCATCGGTGAGGAACAGATTTCCGTACGCATGGGCGACGGACTGGCCGTGTTGCAGCCCGGAGAGGTGGATACCATCTGCATTGCCGGTATGGGCGGCATCCTGATGAATACCATATTGGAAGCTCAGCCGGCTGTGACGGAGCAGCTCGAGACGCTGGTGCTCCAGCCCATGAATGGCGCGCCGGAATTGCGGGAATGGCTTTATGACCATGCATGGCATATCGTGGACGAGAATCTCGTCATCGACGATGGCCGCATTTACGAAATCATCAAGGCGGAGAAGGGGGAGCGTAAGAAACCCTCGGGGCTCGACCTGCTGGTGGGGCCGAAGCTTTGGAAGAAGAAACCGCCTCTGCTCCGTCATCATATCGAGGCTCTGCTGTTCCAGCAGCGCCGCATCCTGAACGGCATGGAGAAAAGCGAGCGGGCGAAAGGCGATCGCCGTTATGGTGTGATCAAGCGACGTGTCAAGGCTTTGGAGGAACGGCTCAAATGGTAA
- a CDS encoding histidine phosphatase family protein — translation MTKVIFVRHGQTEWNVNGRYQGQSDVQLTVAGKEQAAKLAENFPVKKIDAIYASDLQRAMVTAETIAARFGLTVQAEPAFREISFGEWEGLTYEQIVAKWPEAMGNFLQHPDILEIPEGENFPAVQKRASARLEELVAKHEGQTIVIVAHGAVLRTLLTAALHMPLQYLWSIRQFNTAVNIVRYDADAAPTVELLNSTAHLGSEQQQGII, via the coding sequence TTGACAAAGGTTATTTTTGTCCGTCATGGACAGACGGAATGGAATGTGAATGGACGTTATCAGGGGCAGTCGGATGTGCAGCTTACCGTCGCCGGGAAAGAGCAGGCGGCGAAGCTGGCGGAAAACTTCCCTGTGAAGAAGATAGATGCGATTTATGCCAGTGATCTGCAGCGGGCGATGGTGACAGCAGAGACCATCGCGGCTCGCTTCGGCCTGACAGTGCAGGCAGAACCTGCTTTCCGGGAAATCAGCTTCGGGGAGTGGGAAGGGCTGACCTATGAGCAGATCGTGGCCAAATGGCCGGAGGCTATGGGCAATTTCCTGCAGCATCCGGATATCCTGGAGATTCCCGAGGGTGAGAATTTTCCCGCCGTGCAGAAACGGGCTTCGGCAAGGCTGGAGGAGCTTGTGGCCAAACATGAGGGGCAGACCATCGTCATTGTGGCCCATGGTGCAGTACTGCGCACGCTATTGACGGCAGCGCTGCATATGCCTTTGCAGTACCTTTGGAGCATCCGCCAGTTCAACACGGCGGTGAATATCGTGCGATATGATGCCGATGCTGCGCCTACGGTAGAATTGCTGAACAGTACGGCGCATCTTGGCAGTGAACAGCAACAGGGAATCATTTAA
- the cobD gene encoding threonine-phosphate decarboxylase CobD, with protein MEKFEHGGNIYTAPPVGGRWLDFSANINPLGLAPEVRQAIAQNIDGIVHYPDPAARKLKAALASHYGLPQEQLLLGNGAAELFYLLLHMIRPKRVGLPVPSFSDYQRAAEAVGAEIVFAQLRATEDFQVDIDRLQQELGQVDCIFLGNPNNPTGKLLTRKQLAAYLSFSEERGIWTVVDESFLDFLPEQEQYTVRDLVGEYRHLLVVRSLTKFYAMPGIRIGFASGHEALVKRLEQGRDVWNVNSLAQAAGVAALGLKEYHRESRRFVQQEKDWLYARLGEIRGICPLQPSVNFIMAGVADTGLTSDELTARMRRQGVLVRNCANYAGLEGQQYIRLAVRTREENEQMLKSLEAVV; from the coding sequence ATGGAGAAATTTGAGCATGGGGGCAATATCTATACGGCGCCGCCTGTCGGGGGCAGATGGCTGGATTTTTCGGCCAATATCAACCCCTTAGGGCTGGCGCCGGAGGTCAGGCAGGCCATTGCCCAAAATATCGATGGAATCGTGCATTATCCAGATCCTGCGGCACGGAAACTGAAGGCAGCGCTGGCCAGTCATTATGGTTTGCCGCAGGAGCAGCTGCTGTTGGGCAATGGGGCCGCAGAGCTTTTTTACCTGCTGCTGCATATGATCAGACCAAAACGGGTGGGGCTGCCAGTGCCCTCCTTCAGCGATTACCAGCGGGCGGCAGAGGCCGTGGGGGCAGAAATCGTCTTTGCCCAATTGCGGGCCACTGAGGATTTCCAGGTGGATATTGATCGCTTGCAACAGGAATTGGGGCAGGTGGATTGCATCTTCCTGGGCAATCCCAACAATCCCACCGGAAAATTATTGACCAGGAAGCAGTTGGCCGCTTATTTGTCTTTTTCGGAAGAGCGTGGCATCTGGACCGTGGTGGACGAGTCCTTTTTGGATTTCCTGCCGGAGCAGGAACAATATACTGTCCGGGATCTGGTCGGTGAGTATCGCCATCTGTTGGTGGTGCGTTCCCTGACGAAATTTTATGCCATGCCCGGCATCCGCATCGGATTTGCCAGTGGTCATGAGGCGTTGGTCAAGCGGCTGGAGCAGGGCAGGGATGTCTGGAATGTCAACAGTCTGGCACAGGCAGCAGGTGTTGCGGCATTGGGCTTAAAGGAGTATCATAGAGAGAGCCGCAGGTTCGTGCAGCAGGAGAAGGATTGGCTTTATGCCAGACTTGGTGAGATCCGGGGCATATGCCCGCTGCAACCCAGCGTGAACTTTATTATGGCGGGGGTGGCAGATACGGGCCTGACCAGCGATGAACTTACGGCGCGGATGCGTAGGCAGGGCGTTTTGGTGCGCAATTGTGCCAACTATGCGGGGCTTGAGGGCCAGCAATACATTCGCCTGGCGGTGCGCACCCGGGAGGAAAATGAACAGATGCTGAAATCATTGGAGGCAGTAGTTTGA
- a CDS encoding cobyrinate a,c-diamide synthase — MKTLKNIPRLVIAATQSGAGKTTIVTGLLAALRQKGLQVQSFKAGPDYIDPGYHALASGRPAHNLDSWLTPAEVLPEILATEAADADIAIIEGVMGLYDGGRLGISSTAEIAKLIQAPVLLVIDAKSMGASAAAIAQGFRDYDKEVQLAGVIVNRLGSATHEAMIREAMAGIGMEVFGALHRDETLHMPERHLGLLPVEENQERELIDHMGQAVGKSLELDKLLVLARKAAPLPVAVTESRENAHRCRIGVARDEAFSFYYPASIKVLERQGAEIVPFSPLHDKALPDVDGLFIGGGFPEMFAAELMANADLRREIRQQAEAGMPMLAECGGYMYLLESLQDFAGQVYEMAGVFAGQAVMKEKLQMVGYVEAELQQDSLLGKAGVKLKGHEFHFSTEREPVKPDMAPFVFRKLRNDSRYPAGQQVNHALGSYLHLHFAGCPEAAASFAQQCADYGKKRGHHDGEI; from the coding sequence ATGAAGACGTTGAAGAATATACCACGGCTGGTCATTGCGGCTACGCAGTCCGGCGCAGGCAAGACCACCATTGTTACGGGGCTGTTGGCGGCTCTGCGGCAAAAGGGGCTGCAGGTTCAATCCTTCAAGGCTGGCCCGGATTATATCGATCCGGGCTATCATGCACTGGCCAGTGGCCGTCCTGCCCATAATCTGGACAGCTGGCTGACGCCGGCGGAGGTGTTGCCGGAAATCCTGGCCACGGAGGCGGCAGATGCGGATATTGCCATCATTGAAGGGGTTATGGGGCTCTATGATGGTGGGCGGCTGGGCATCAGTTCTACGGCTGAGATTGCCAAACTGATCCAGGCTCCGGTCCTGCTGGTGATCGATGCCAAGTCCATGGGGGCTTCGGCGGCGGCCATTGCCCAGGGATTCCGCGATTACGACAAAGAGGTGCAGCTGGCTGGTGTTATCGTGAACCGCCTGGGTTCGGCAACCCATGAAGCCATGATCCGTGAAGCTATGGCAGGAATCGGCATGGAAGTCTTTGGCGCCCTGCATCGGGATGAAACCCTGCATATGCCGGAACGTCATCTGGGATTGCTGCCGGTGGAGGAAAATCAGGAACGGGAACTGATTGATCATATGGGGCAGGCCGTGGGCAAGAGCCTGGAGCTGGATAAACTGCTGGTTTTAGCCCGCAAGGCAGCACCATTGCCGGTGGCTGTGACGGAAAGCAGGGAAAATGCCCATAGATGCCGTATCGGCGTCGCCCGGGACGAGGCCTTTTCCTTTTACTATCCCGCCAGCATCAAGGTGTTGGAGCGGCAGGGGGCGGAGATTGTGCCCTTCAGTCCCCTGCATGACAAGGCCTTGCCCGATGTGGATGGCCTCTTTATCGGCGGGGGCTTTCCGGAGATGTTTGCTGCTGAACTGATGGCCAATGCAGACCTGCGGAGGGAAATACGCCAGCAGGCCGAGGCGGGGATGCCCATGTTGGCGGAATGCGGCGGCTATATGTATTTGCTGGAATCCCTGCAGGATTTCGCCGGGCAGGTTTATGAGATGGCCGGCGTGTTTGCCGGACAGGCGGTGATGAAGGAAAAACTGCAGATGGTCGGCTATGTGGAGGCGGAACTGCAGCAGGATTCTCTGTTGGGGAAGGCCGGCGTAAAGCTGAAAGGCCATGAATTCCATTTTTCCACGGAGCGGGAACCGGTGAAGCCGGATATGGCGCCCTTTGTATTCCGGAAACTGCGGAACGATAGCAGATATCCGGCAGGCCAGCAGGTAAATCACGCTTTGGGCAGTTACCTGCATCTGCATTTTGCCGGCTGTCCGGAGGCGGCCGCAAGTTTCGCGCAGCAATGTGCAGATTACGGGAAAAAACGGGGGCATCACGATGGAGAAATTTGA
- a CDS encoding kinase, producing the protein MELMVRVPGSCGELVQGRANGGDFLGTCPIDRYTTVKVSSQFSGITGLGDKSQQALKLTLQALGYEDFPYGLQLCSELPQGKGMASSSADIAAVVAAVLEALQKEWSPQFIMDIATQIEPTDGIFYPGIVLMDHINGRVLARYDRLPAIRITMFDTGGTVDTCSFHQERSAADDREAGSSALLADFRQAMELCQAELLAKAATRSAFGNQELLYKKDLAKVWQLGKEAGALGINAAHSGTVLGLLWGSGIADAELRRRAAAIARQSGVEFMELVNLRSGGVEVERL; encoded by the coding sequence ATGGAATTGATGGTGCGCGTTCCCGGTTCCTGTGGGGAATTGGTGCAGGGCCGGGCAAATGGCGGGGACTTTTTGGGAACTTGCCCCATTGACCGCTATACGACGGTGAAAGTCAGCAGTCAGTTTTCAGGCATCACAGGGCTGGGGGATAAATCTCAGCAGGCGCTGAAGCTGACCTTACAGGCATTGGGTTATGAAGATTTTCCGTACGGTTTGCAGCTGTGTTCGGAACTTCCCCAGGGGAAGGGCATGGCGTCTTCCAGTGCAGATATTGCCGCGGTGGTGGCAGCGGTGCTGGAAGCCCTGCAAAAAGAATGGTCGCCGCAGTTCATTATGGATATTGCCACGCAGATCGAGCCCACGGACGGCATTTTCTATCCGGGCATCGTGCTTATGGATCATATAAATGGCCGGGTGCTGGCCCGTTATGACCGACTGCCTGCAATCCGTATCACCATGTTTGATACAGGGGGGACGGTGGATACCTGCTCCTTCCATCAGGAAAGGTCGGCGGCTGACGATAGGGAAGCTGGCAGCAGTGCATTGCTGGCGGATTTTCGGCAGGCCATGGAACTGTGTCAGGCGGAACTTTTGGCTAAGGCCGCCACGCGCAGTGCCTTTGGCAATCAGGAACTGCTCTATAAAAAAGATTTGGCCAAGGTCTGGCAGCTGGGGAAAGAAGCCGGCGCCTTGGGGATCAATGCCGCCCATAGCGGTACTGTACTTGGCCTGTTATGGGGCAGCGGCATAGCAGATGCTGAGCTGCGCCGCCGGGCTGCTGCGATTGCCCGTCAGTCAGGCGTGGAATTTATGGAGCTGGTCAATTTGCGTTCCGGCGGGGTGGAGGTTGAAAGATTATGA